One Fusarium musae strain F31 chromosome 6, whole genome shotgun sequence DNA segment encodes these proteins:
- a CDS encoding hypothetical protein (EggNog:ENOG41~BUSCO:EOG092608GK) produces the protein MAFLFKSKKHPERSQPASRDAGSGSQGSIQSVSARTAEKNSLQHRATPTGSLNSIDNEGSNGSPDHSHGHGHGHGRRGGSADQPIQQPSDTSVRNGTPLNGPNASLYPWSQRRLTYTSTHPSPFPRYGAAVNSVSSKEGDVYLMGGLINGSTVKGDLWMIEAGGNMACYPLATTAEGPGPRVGHSSLLVGNAFIVYGGDTKIDEADVLDETLYLLNTSTRQWSRALPAGPRPSGRYGHSLNILGSKIYVFGGQVEGLFMNDLSAFDLNQLQMPNNRWEILVQGETSPKMPAARTNHTMITFNDKMYLFGGTNGFQWFNDVWCYDPALNKWSQFDCIGYIPAPREGHAAALVDDVMYVFGGRTEEGTDLGDLAAFRISSRRWYTFQNMGPSPSPRSGHSMTTVGKSIVVLGGEPSSATTSVSDLGLLYVLDTSKIRYPNDAQQPAQQRAQGSRRPSASEGSRPHPARDGSNGPTDSRKLIAGGASVPANGQRSPPNNGDAENPQAATAGTKLPRASAMPPSGPPPQGPMPARPTVDVSAVARVRGQSAERSGASGSPRTMHSGSPITREVINETESPISNGRRTPVQQNARAGSRQDQVNGDTSKAKAVQQSRPQGAGDAPSDVALKPAIAPRPASPPVPMRQPSNPLSRRSSGRNSQTVVLLKELDSARNRNAWYASELELARKAGYVPNTSYSPLLDNKATETFDDEDQPLIEALLAMRSELANVQTAVDKQAVLAAKQIAEAEKQRDAAIQEAVYSKAKLAAHLGASSASTPQLDGPRDDFEGRSSELSRKLATALHIQKDLQSRLDSVKSELDSEKKARQLADDTSNAAQKRMAELESYKQQTSTEVERLKAELHLAQHEAREHSVAHAEVAAAVELLRIEKNDVQQKYEEAIGSSKDHSETFDSLRAAILASEASTGLLESKLAEERSQREKIEAQLNKLKFEHEARTAELVATTQRLRDAEELSEKHAAEARTNRQAVLAGLDKISARDVSGSSKADAERIAALQNQLTTSNELVKKSQQELEAVVHKLRGAEERIAGLEQYQEQSSREGVTIRRQLQSALRDTQSLQAANTDLKNQLAAQQLETNAMTVQHNALKDILSERGISPTASIRARNLPNPRTNSPDLNRVRDLESQLATSSTAHEETKQAFAIQIQESEAAWREKLSQLESDYQSAVHYVKGTEKMLKQLKDQLSWYKTENGRLKTEIEELEDRVQSGTASTSPRWENEKAELEARIRSLETELQESSAQMEKRLLGLQTELQETNHHRETALKNSEEATQKLSNHRKDLEQLQSENALLEQRASDAEQKVALLLDQVEHSVDNYRRRSRQVPSLNSEMAASANGLGLGHSRQESSEGESIYGGTTSGNGGLEARNSAALDSLANELETLRSQWEATNKNYRLSTNFDFDTTSAVKKDNDTAAGVGLSESLADWRKRLDTEEHHSDGEKPRHP, from the exons ATGGCCTTTCTATTCAAATCAAAAAAGCATCCAGAGAGGTCGCAGCCTGCAAGTCGCGACGCAGGATCTGGTTCTCAAGGGTCGATCCAAAGTGTCAGCGCCCGtactgctgagaagaactcTCTACAGCATCGCGCAACTCCAACTGGGAGCTTGAACTCAATCGATAATGAAGGCAGTAACGGTAGTCCCGATCatagccatggccatggccatggacATGGGCGCCGTGGTGGGAGTGCTGACCAACCAATCCAACAACCAAGCGATACATCA GTACGAAATGGCACCCCCCTGAACGGTCCCAATGCATCTCTATATCCCTGGTCACAACGCCGATTGACATATACTTCGACGCATCCGTCTCCCTTCCCTCGATATGGCGCTGCAGTGAACTCTGTGTCGTCTAAAGAAGGAGACGTGTACCTCATGGGTGGCCTGATCAACGGGTCAACAGTCAAGGGCGATCTCTGGATGATCGAGGCTGGAGGTAACATGGCATGCTATCCATTGGCAACCACGGCTGAAGGACCTGGCCCAAGAGTTGGACATTCGAGTCTGCTTGTCGGCAATGCATTTATCGTATACGGAGGCGACACTAAGATTGACGAGGCTGACGTACTTGACGAGACACTCTATCTTTTAAACACCT CAACAAGACAATGGTCCCGCGCTCTACCAGCTGGGCCGCGACCTTCAGGTCGCTATGGCCACTCACTCAACATCTTGGGCTCTAAAATCTACGTCTTCGGCGGCCAAGTTGAGGGGTTGTTTATGAATGATCTTTCGGCATTCGATCTCAACCAGCTTCAGATGCCAAATAATCGCTGGGAAATCTTGGTCCAGGGCGAGACAAGCCCCAAGATGCCCGCGGCCCGTACTAATCACACTATGATCACATTTAACGACAAGATGTATCT CTTTGGCGGTACGAACGGCTTCCAATGGTTCAACGATGTTTGGTGTTACGATCCAGCTCTCAACAAGTGGTCTCAATTTGACTGCATTGGCTATATCCCAGCGCCACGCGAGGGGCacgctgctgctcttgtAGACGATGTGATGTACGTCTTCGGAGGACGAACAGAAGAAGGGACAGATCTTGGCGACCTCGCAGCTTTCAGGATATCATCGAGACGGTGGTACACATTTCAGAACATGGGCCCTTCCCCATCTCCCCGTTCTGGACATAGTATGACAACCGTTGGCAAATCGATTGTGGTCCTTGGCGGAGAGCCAAGTTCAGCAACTACATCTGTCAGCGATTTGGGCCTTCTCTATGTTTTGGACACCTCAAAGATCCGATATCCGAACGATGCGCAGCAGCCGGCTCAGCAACGAGCTCAAGGTTCACGTAGACCAAGTGCGAGCGAAGGCAGCCGGCCACATCCTGCACGAGATGGATCGAATGGACCAACGGATTCAAGGAAGTTGATCGCAGGAGGTGCTTCTGTTCCAGCTAATGGGCAACGATCGCCGCCCAATAACGGCGACGCGGAAAACCCCCAGGCTGCAACCGCCGGCACAAAACTTCCTAGAGCTTCAGCCATGCCTCCGTCTGGCCCTCCCCCTCAGGGGCCGATGCCTGCTAGGCCTACGGTTGATGTGTCTGCAGTTGCACGAGTCAGAGGACAGTCTGCCGAACGCAGTGGAGCCTCGGGCTCTCCAAGGACAATGCACTCCGGGTCGCCTATCACACGAGAGGTCATCAATGAAACAGAAAGCCCCATATCGAACGGTCGACGAACGCCAGTCCAGCAAAATGCGCGCGCTGGCTCCAGGCAAGATCAAGTGAATGGAGACACATCCAAGGCGAAGGCAGTTCAACAAAGCCGTCCTCAAGGAGCAGGTGATGCCCCTTCAGACGTTGCTCTCAAGCCGGCAATTGCACCCCGCCCAGCATCGCCGCCCGTCCCCATGAGACAGCCAAGCAATCCCCTTTCCAGGCGGTCTTCTGGTAGAAACTCCCAAACAGTTGTTCTTCTAAAGGAACTGGACTCGGCTCGAAACAGGAACGCATGGTATGCCTCAGAGTTGGAGCTCGCGCGTAAGGCCGGCTACGTGCCCAATACTTCATACAGCCCTCTGCTTGACAACAAGGCCACCGAAACTTttgacgacgaagaccaGCCGCTTATCGAGGCTTTGCTGGCGATGCGATCTGAATTAGCAAATGTCCAGACGGCAGTAGACAAACAAGCCGTACTTGCAGCGAAGCAAATTGCCGAGGCTGAAAAGCAGCGCGATGCTGCCATCCAAGAAGCTGTTTATTCTAAAGCTAAGCTGGCTGCCCACCTAGGAGCAAGTTCAGCAAGCACACCACAGCTTGATGGCCCAAGAGACGATTTTGAAGGAAGGTCTAGTGAGTTGAGCAGGAAGCTTGCAACTGCACTGCACATCCAGAAAGATCTCCAGTCACGACTCGATTCGGTGAAAAGCGAACTTGATTCCGAGAAAAAGGCACGACAGTTGGCAGACGACACCTCGAATGCAGCCCAAAAGCGCATGGCAGAATTAGAAAGTTACAAACAACAAACCTCGACAGAGGTTGAACgcctcaaggctgagctgcaTCTTGCCCAGCACGAAGCACGAGAGCATTCAGTTGCGCACGCTGAAGTTGCCGCTGCTGTTGAACTTCTCCGCatcgagaagaatgatgtGCAACAGAAGTACGAAGAAGCCATTGGAAGCTCAAAGGACCACAGTGAAACCTTTGATTCCCTCCGAGCTGCAATTTTAGCATCAGAGGCCTCGACAGGCCTTCTGGAATCGAAGCTCGCTGAAGAACGATCCCAGAGAGAGAAGATCGAAGCACAGCTCAATAAGCTTAAGTTTGAGCATGAAGCTCGTACTGCGGAACTAGTAGCTACCACCCAGCGTCTACGTGATGCGGAAGAGCTTTCAGAAAAACACGCGGCTGAGGCTAGAACGAACCGTCAAGCTGTTCTCGCTGGTCTTGACAAAATTTCTGCTCGAGATGTTTCTGGATCAAGCAAGGCAGACGCCGAGCGCATTGCTGCGTTACAGAATCAGCTCACCACCTCGAACGAATTGGTCAAGAAATCCCAACAAGAGCTCGAGGCTGTTGTTCACAAGTTGCGTGGCGCAGAAGAACGTATTGCTGGTCTTGAGCAATACCAAGAACAGTCAAGCCGGGAGGGAGTCACCATTCGAAGGCAACTTCAATCTGCGCTGCGTGATACACAAAGCCTACAGGCAGCCAACACCGATCTTAAGAATCAATTGGCCGCTCAACAACTTGAAACAAACGCGATGACGGTTCAGCACAATGCGCTGAAAGACATCCTGAGTGAACGTGGCATAAGCCCAACAGCCTCTATTCGTGCTCGGAATCTTCCCAACCCACGAACGAACTCGCCTGATTTGAACCGTGTCAGAGATCTTGAATCTCAGCTCGCCACCTCATCGACCGCTCACGAAGAGACTAAGCAAGCATTTGCAATCCAAATCCAGGAATCCGAGGCTGCCTGGCGTGAGAAGCTTTCGCAACTTGAAAGTGATTATCAGTCGGCTGTGCACTATGTTAAAGGCACTGAAAAGATGctcaagcagctcaaggatcAATTATCCTGGTATAAGACAGAGAATGGCCGTCTGAAGAcagagattgaggagctGGAAGACCGTGTTCAAAGTGGCACAGCCTCTACCTCGCCTCGTTGGGAGAATGAGAAAGCCGAACTCGAGGCGCGTATTCGAAGCCTCGAGACAGAGCTTCAAGAGTCTTCTGCTCAAATGGAGAAGCGACTCCTCGGTCTTCAAACAGAACTCCAGGAGACCAATCATCACCGCGAAACAGCTTTAAAGAACAGCGAAGAGGCTACACAGAAGTTGAGCAACCATCGTAAGGATCTCGAACAACTACAATCAGAGAATGCGCTGCTGGAGCAACGCGCTAGCGATGCTGAACAGAAAGTGGCCCTTCTACTAGACCAAGTCGAGCACTCTGTCGATAACTACCGCCGACGCAGCCGTCAAGTGCCAAGCTTGAACTCCGAGATGGCTGCAAGTGCCAATGGGTTAGGACTGGGGCATTCGAGGCAAGAAAGTTCCGAAGGTGAAAGTATATACGGAGGCACCACCAGTGGGAATGGTGGTCTGGAAGCTAGAAACAGTGCTGCCTTAGACAGCCTTGCCAATGAACTCGAGACCCTTCGAAGTCAATGGGAAGCAACAAACAAGAACTATCGACTGAGCACCAACTTTGATTTCGACACTACCTCGGctgtcaagaaggacaaCGATACCGCTGCAGGCGTTGGCCTTAGCGAGAGCCTTGCGGATTGGCGCAAAAGACTCGATACCGAGGAACACCACAGTGATGGCGAAAAGCCCCGACATCCCTAA
- a CDS encoding hypothetical protein (BUSCO:EOG0926071Q): protein MAPASSRRRRRSDSDNTDDDHDEAHHGHRSYADDIGSSKRPRLDQDGDCDVNPEQPHHGTVNGAPNGNDMDDGFQPGAIVRVSVQNFVTYEKAEFLPGPHLNMVVGPNGTGKSSLVCAICLGLGYSPKHLGRAGSVKEFVKHGRDTATIEIELQRRPHHRKNYVVKVQIRREQNNQKWWLNGKETSHKEVQRLIRKLKIQVDNLCQFLPQDRVVEFAACTPVDLLRETLRAAAPEEMLIWQKQLQGLDKDKKELEQATHVDAETLRNLENRQQGLQTDVDRIREREEVIEQVKNLKSALVFAKYSEARTRHKDAKERRKLAERSLRRLEHDAGPSLQAVNAKQLYAQQIDEATLARKTSLKSAEDAAKKLARDASTASDRLKEFENSLDAERKGFDAKRKELAQSKSRITALQADIRNQPEEFNPSDFNKKIRGEEHNLRELEGEIREVSSQREEVKNKGKTINNEIRQVESNIKSLETQQGQQLNFMRKNFPELATAWAWIQEHQGDFEKEVFGPPMISCSIKDERYSDQVQSLLQGDDFTCFTAQTKNDYKKLSDELYRVQSLSVVIRSCAQPLNAFSRPVSIEEASDLGLDGFAIDFLEGPEPVLAMLCAEKRIHQSGVSLRDHNDAQYDRLVRSGRVNSWAAGNQSFIVRRRREYGPQAMTTVTKDIPPGRFWTSQPIDAQEKQEMNKRLAELNGERDILKQQYHELHEKIQTIEDGRTSIHDNIKRLKSEKNALQKEYQKWQSLPEKIESEERSKRAHEQAMQDARKRMVDIRYDWDEAVLRRAEIVLRHKEAIEDVRRAHQALLEAEIRSIEAYSDVEGLKGRNAHIMQRLDAEKEILQQAIDDASRARDEGNRLSDEVQQVLEHEPEKRELFSRLCENKSSQNIQEEIGGEEAKLEVIHVSNPNIIREFEKRADEIDRLTRKIAGSNEQLQGLSQEIDELKSRWEPRLDELVSKINDAFAYNFEQISCAGEVRVHKPEDFDAWALDIMVRFRENETLQQLTAHRQSGGERAVSTIFFLMALQSLAQSPFRVVDEINQGMDPRNERMVHERMVEIACREHSSQYFLITPKLLTGLRYDPKMRVLCIASGEHMPREGRKLDFRRCLNIQKGLTAGSA, encoded by the exons ATGGCCCCGGCATCATCACGTCGCCGCCGCCGATCTGATTCAGACAATACCGACGACGACCACGACGAAGCCCATCACGGACACCGCTCGTATGCTGACGATATTGGCTCTTCTAAGCGCCCTAGGCTTGATCAAGATGGTGATTGCGACGTAAACCCCGAGCAACCCCATCACGGGACAGTGAACGGTGCACCGAACGGAAATGATATGGATGATGGCTTTCAACCAGGCGCCATCGTTAGAGTGAGCGTGCAAAACTTCGTCACATACGAAAAGGCAGAATTTCTGCCTGGGCCTCACCTCAACATGGTGGTTGGCCCTAATGGAACTGGAAAGAGCTCTTTGGTCTGTGCTATCTGTCTGGGCCTAGGCTACAGCCCGAAACACCTTGGTCGTGCCGGCTCAGTCAAGGAGTTTGTTAAACATGGAAGAGATACGGCCACAATTGAAATCGAACTGCAGAGGCGACCGCATCATCGCAAGAACTACGTGGTCAAGGTTCAAATTCGTCGAGAACAGAACAATCAGAAATGGTGGCTCAATGGTAAAGAAACCAGCCACAAGGAAGTGCAACGGTTGATACGCAAGTTGAAGATTCAGGTGGACAACCTGTGCCAATTCCTTCCGCAGGACAGGGTTGTCGAGTTCGCTGCCTGCACACCCGTGGACCTTCTTCGGGAAACTCTTCGCGCAGCCGCCCCTGAAGAAATGCTAATCTGGCAGAAGCAACTTCAAGGATTGGACAAAGATAAGAAAGAATTAGAACAGGCTACACATGTCGATGCAGAGACTCTAAGAAACTTGGAGAACCGACAACAAGGTCTCCAAACAGACGTGGATAGGATCCGAGAACGGGAGGAAGTCATAGAGCAGGTTAAAAATCTCAAGTCAGCCTTGGTTTTTGCCAAGTACTCGGAGGCTCGTACAAGACATAAAGATGCCAAAGAGCGGAGGAAGCTCGCGGAGAGGTCTCTAAGGCGCCTCGAACACGACGCCGGCCCTTCCTTACAGGCCGTGAACGCGAAACAGCTATATGCTCAGCAAATTGACGAAGCGACGTTGGCAAGAAAAACATCACTGAAGAGCGCGGAAGACGCTGCGAAAAAACTGGCGCGAGATGCAAGCACCGCCTCCGACAGGCTCAAAGAGTTCGAAAATAGTCTTGACGCGGAACGCAAAGGATTTGACGCCAAGCGAAAGGAGTTGGCCCAGTCCAAGTCAAGAATAACCGCTCTCCAAGCTGATATTAGAAACCAGCCAGAGGAGTTTAATCCTTCcgactttaataaaaaaatt cgaggagaagaacacAACCTTAGAGAATTAGAAGGAGAGATACGCGAAGTGTCTAGTCAACGCGAGGAAGTAAAGAACAAGGGCAAAACGATCAACAATGAGATCCGGCAAGTGGAGAGTAATATCAAGTCATTGGAAACCCAGCAAGGTCAACAGCTCAACTTCATGCGAAAGAACTTCCCGGAGCTAGCAACAGCGTGGGCATGGAtccaagagcatcaaggagACTTTGAAAAGGAGGTTTTTGGCCCACCCATGATCAGTTGTTCCATCAAGGACGAACGATATTCGGATCAGGTGCAAtcccttcttcaaggagaCGACTTTACATGCTTTACAGCACAAACAAAGAATGATTACAAGAAGCTGTCAGACGAGCTCTACCGTGTACAAAGCTTGTCTGTCGTTATTCGATCTTGTGCTCAGCCTCTCAATGCCTTCTCAAGACCCGTCAGTATAGAGGAGGCAAGCGACCTGGGCCTTGACGGTTTTGCCATCGACTTTCTTGAAGGACCCGAACCTGTTCTAGCAATGCTCTGTGCTGAAAAGAGAATTCATCAGTCAGGAGTCTCTCTCCGGGATCACAACGATGCTCAATACGATCGTCTGGTGAGAAGCGGCAGAGTTAACTCCTGGGCAGCCGGTAACCAGTCTTTCATCGTCAGGAGGCGCAGAGAATATGGACCCCAGGCCATGACCACCGTCACCAAGGACATTCCACCCGGGAGATTCTGGACCTCACAGCCCATCGATGCCCAAGAGAAGCAAGAAATGAACAAGCGATTGGCTGAGTTGAATGGTGAAAGAGACATTCTGAAACAGCAATACCATGAGTTGCATGAGAAAATCCAAACCATCGAGGACGGACGGACCAGCATTCATGATAACATT AAACGACTCAAGTCAGAAAAGAATGCCCTGCAAAAAGAATACCAAAAATGGCAATCTCTGCCTGAGAAGATCG AATCCGAGGAGCGCTCCAAGAGAGCTCATGAACAAGCCATGCAGGATGCACGCAAACGAATGGTCGACATTCGTTACGACTGGGACGAAGCTGTGCTTCGTCGGGCTGAGATTGTTCTTCGCCACAAGGAAGCCATTGAAGACGTACGAAGAGCACATCAGGCACTCCTCGAGGCCGAGATTCGCAGTATTGAAGCATACTCTGATGTCGAAGGCCTCAAGGGACGAAATGCACATATCATGCAGCGTCTTGATGCTGAAAAGGAGATATTGCAACAAGCCATCGATGACGCCAGTCGGGCGCGTGACGAGGGCAACCGTCTCTCCGACGAGGTCCAGCAAGTCCTTGAACATGAGCCAGAGAAGCGCGAGCTATTTTCACGACTCTGCGAAAACAAGTCTTCCCAAAATATCCAAGAGGAaattggaggagaagaggcgaAGCTTGAAGTGATACATGTCTCCAATCCTAATATAATACGGGAGTTCGAAAAACGCGCTGACGAAATCGATCGTTTAACACGAAAGATAGCTGGTTCCAACGAGCAGCTGCAAGGACTCAGCCAAGAAATCGACGAATTGAAATCCAGATGGGAACCACGACTTGACGAACTAGTTTCAAAGATTAACGACGCTTTTGCATACAACTTTGAGCAAATAAGTTGTGCCGGTGAGGTTCGTGTTCACAAGCCAGAGGACTTTGACGCCTGGGCTTTAGACATCATGGTTCGTTTCCG TGAGAATGAAACTCTTCAGCAGCTAACAGCACATCGCCAATCCGGTGGCGAGCGAGCTGtctccaccatcttcttccttatGGCTCTTCAATCTCTAGCCCAGTCACCATTCCGTGTTGTGGATGAGATCAACCAGGGTATGGACCCTCGCAACGAGCGTATGGTACACGAACGAATGGTCGAGATCGCATGCCGTGAGCACTCAAGTCAATACTTTCTCATTACTCCGAAACTCTTGACAGGTCTGCGATATGACCCCAAGATGCGCGTGCTTTGTATTGCGAGTGGCGAGCACATGCCTCGTGAGGGGCGTAAACTTGATTTTAGACGATGCTTGAATATTCAGAAGGGTCTTACGGCCGGTTCTGCTTGA
- a CDS encoding hypothetical protein (EggNog:ENOG41), whose amino-acid sequence MADTMVATVRSPLSEASNRINSNYPTQESQRHKPRYDRPNSLVVNNTGRTNHGHPTAYFSGRAPTQQQPTVSAPQEQATLKPPSDMDDERRHSAASYDSSGSGRSKKNYKTHIGPWQLGRTLGKGSSARVRLCRHTGTNQLAAVKIVNRRMAYLVQDSSLAALSKWDNNLPDQIDGEMRVPMAIEREVAILKLIEHPNIMKLYDIWENRSEV is encoded by the coding sequence ATGGCCGATACTATGGTGGCAACCGTTCGCTCACCACTATCAGAAGCATCGAATCGAATCAACTCGAATTATCCTACTCAAGAAAGTCAGCGCCACAAGCCGCGTTATGACCGCCCTAACTCGTTGGTTGTCAACAACACCGGACGCACAAACCATGGGCATCCGACGGCATACTTTTCTGGCCGAGCTCCTACTCAACAGCAGCCTACAGTCTCAGCACCTCAAGAGCAAGCTACTTTAAAGCCTCCCAGTGATATGGACGATGAACGTCGACATTCGGCGGCATCTTACGATTCTTCAGGAAGTGGCCGCAGCAAGAAGAACTACAAGACGCATATAGGGCCGTGGCAGCTAGGCAGGACCCTTGGCAAAGGCTCATCTGCGCGCGTAAGATTGTGTCGCCACACAGGTACAAATCAGCTGGCTGCCGTCAAAATTGTCAACAGACGGATGGCGTATCTTGTCCAAGATAGTAGTTTGGCTGCTCTTAGCAAGTGGGACAATAATCTCCCAGATCAGATCGATGGCGAGATGCGTGTTCCCATGGCTATTGAGCGAGAAGTGGCAATCTTGAAGCTCATCGAACATCCGAACATCATGAAATTATATGATATTTGGGAGAACCGCTCAGAGGTGTAA
- the ACU9 gene encoding Malate synthase, glyoxysomal produces the protein MASIDSVLQGVSVSGKVDDIHRKILTPEALAFLALLHRSFNERRKNLLERRKARQAELDRGVLPDFLPETKHIRENPTWKGAPPAPGLVDRRVEITGPTDRKMVVNALNANVYTYMADFEDSSAPTWDNMINGQVNLYDANRRQVDFKQGQKEYKLRTDRKLPTLIVRPRGWHLEEKHVTVDGEPISGSLFDFGLYFFHNAFETQRQGFGPYFYLPKMESHLEARLWNDAFNLAQDYIGMPRGTIRGTVLIETILAAFEMDEIIYELRDHSSGLNCGRWDYIFSVIKKFRNNPNFVLPDRSAVTMTVPFMESYVKLLIQTCHKRGVHAMGGMAAQIPIKNDTAANDKAMEGVRADKLREVRAGHDGTWVAHPALASIATEIFDKHMPTPNQLFVRREDVTIGQNDLLNMNVPGTITEEGIKKNLNIGLGYMEAWIRGVGCVPINYLMEDAATAEVSRSQLWQWVKHGVNTAEGKRVDKSYALKLLKEVADQLAASAPKGNKYHLAAQYFSSQVTGEDYADFLTTLLYNEITQAGPPSPASKL, from the exons atggcttccaTCGATTCTGTCCTTCAGGGTGTTTCCGTTTctggcaaggttgacgacATCCACCGCAAGATCCTCACACCCGAGGCCCTCGCCTTTCTTGCACTGCTGCACCGTTCTTTTAATGAGCGACGCAAGAATCTCCTTGAGCGCCGCAAGGCTCGCCAGGCCGAGCTTGATCGAGGAGTTCTCCCTGACTTTCTTCCTGAGACTAAGCACATTCGCGAGAACCCTACATGGAAGGGTGCCCCTCCCGCCCCGGGCCTGGTGGACCGTCGTGTCGAGATCACCGGCCCCACAGACCGGAAGATGGTTGTCAACGCACTAAACGCCAACGTCTACACTTACATGGCTGACTTTGAGG ACTCCAGTGCCCCAACTTGGGACAATATGATTAATGGACAGGTCAACCTGTACGACGCCAACCGTCGTCAGGTCGACTTCAAGCAGGGACAGAAGGAATACAAGCTTCGCACCGACCGCAAGCTTCCTACTCTCATTGTCCGTCCTCGTGGCTGGCACCTGGAGGAGAAGCATGTCACAGTTGATGGCGAGCCTATCTCTGGTTCCCTCTTCGACTTTGGTCTTTACTTCTTCCACAATGCCTTTGAGACGCAACGCCAGGGTTTCGGTCCTTACTTCTACCTCCCAAAGATGGAGAGCCATCTTGAGGCTCGCCTTTGGAACGATGCCTTCAACCTTGCTCAAGACTACATCGGTATGCCCAGAGGCACCATCCGAGGTACTGTTCTGATTGAGACCATTCTTGCCGCTTTCGAGATGGACGAGATCATTTATGAGCTTCGTGACCATAGCTCTGGTCTCAACTGCGGTCGATGGGACTACATCTTCAGCGTCATCAAGAAGTTCCGCAACAACCCCAACTTTGTCCTGCCAGACCGTTCGGCGGTCACCATGACTGTTCCCTTCATGGAATCATATGTTAAACTTCTGATCCAGACATGCCATAAGCGTGGTGTTCACGCCATGGGTGGTATGGCTGCACAGATCCCCATCAAGAATGATACTGCTGCCAACGACAAGGCTATGGAGGGCGTTCGCGCCGACAAGCTCCGTGAAGTCCGTGCTGGACACGACGGCACTTGGGTTGCCCACCCTGCTCTTGCAAGCATCGCGACCGAGATCTTTGACAAGCACATGCCAACTCCCAACCAGCTTTTTGTGAGAAGAGAGGACGTTACCATTGGTCAGAACGATCTACTCAACATGAACGTCCCCGGTACTATCACGGAAGAGGGAATCAAGAAGAACCTTAATATTGGTCTCGGTTATATGGAGGCATGGATCCGTGGAGTGGGTTGTGTCCCTATCAACTACCTCATGGAGGATGCTGCCACCGCCGAGGTCTCTCGAAGTCAGCTATGGCAATGGGTCAAACATGGTGTTAACACTGCTGAGGGCAAGCGTGTTGATAAGTCGTATGCtttgaagcttctcaaggaggtTGCTGACCAGCTCGCTGCGTCTGCCCCCAAGGGTAACAAGTACCACCTTGCTGCTCAATACTTCTCTAGTCAGGTCACTGGCGAGGATTATGCCGACTTCCTCACAAC TCTTCTTTACAATGAAATCACTCAGGCCGGACCTCCTAGCCCTGCTTCTAAGCTATAA
- a CDS encoding hypothetical protein (EggNog:ENOG41) produces the protein MYSYAQQLPPAWAAPSNSSYTVSSATQAQPAIGQQHFGGRTHPIYNQGPGMHQYNHPRSSQSPATGGDGLPAPPYDQVNQPFQTSISGGGGQTTPPGLSTSQHAQGGILTSHSSIATQPPTPSSVSAHVDSYTHSRPPSTPNYYTSSATQPSSYPPYGHQPSPTQHTSSNGGPVPRGLGSMSGPHGAGMAPPASYRSYTSYQPLPTMGGSVLSNIHQPGSQMSMIQGMSVGPYGHTMLYAGQGQPQPAQSERPFKKDALKRHRLVKGCENKSNENSGDGNGADRSGEENDSPDIKRE, from the exons ATGTATTCATATGCACAGCAACTTCCCCCGGCATGGGCTGCACCAAGCAATTCTTCCTACACTGTCAGCTCTGCGACCCAGGCTCAGCCAGCCATTGGCCAACAGCACTTCGGTGGACGAACCCACCCGATTTACAACCAAGGTCCCGGAATGCATCAATATAATCACCCTCGAAGTTCTCAGTCGCCGGCTACTGGAGGTGACGGACTCCCAGCACCCCCTTACGATCAAGTGAATCAACCTTTCCAGACTTCGATCTCGGGCGGAGGTGGCCAGACCACTCCACCGGGCCTCTCGACATCTCAACACGCTCAAGGTGGAATTTTGACTTCGCACAGCTCGATAGCGACGCAACCTCCTACTCCTTCGAGCGTATCTGCACATGTCGATTCATATACGCACTCGAGGCCCCCCAGCACACCGAACTACTATACATCCTCTGCAACTCAGCCGTCTAGCTATCCACCATATGGTCACCAGCCTTCACCGACCCAGCATACCTCTTCTAATGGCGGCCCTGTGCCTAGGGGCCTTGGATCGATGTCGGGCCCGCATGGTGCTGGCATGGCACCCCCTGCTTCCTATCGATCATACACCTCTTATCAGCCCCTCCCTACCATGGGAGGATCAGTCTTATCCAACATTCATCAACCTGGAAGCCAAATGTCAATGATCCAAGGGATGTCCGTGGGTCCATATGGGCATACCATGCTATACGCAGGGCAAGGCCAACCCCAACCAGCACAGTCAGAGCGGCCTTTCAA AAAGGATGCTTTGAAG CGACATCGGCTTGTCAAGGGTTGCGAAAACAAGAGCAACGAGAATTCTGGTGATGGTAACGGAGCAGATCGCAGTGGAGAGGAGAACGATAGCCCTGACATCAAGAGGGAGTAA